A region of Paramormyrops kingsleyae isolate MSU_618 chromosome 17, PKINGS_0.4, whole genome shotgun sequence DNA encodes the following proteins:
- the LOC111841495 gene encoding uncharacterized protein isoform X3, whose amino-acid sequence MTSTQQLCQRWSTVLLVGVMWAVCHREAPLFPSLSLSQVCERLLLAAGLWTGLGLCIFSFRTLLHYHKQQGMHLLQPEEAVERSEARPQAWTAPESSPGLSVCETHALLSCMLVLLCSESLQDGSLAAVLEQADRLERAAQALQKGAVVFPAQPQGGRTGQEVETPAERLQRIGSYLESRSQSLRTLFRAQTVYQNAAEEALKGLGCCWDRLEEMHDCVTVPTAMKERVNPEGALREVESLSAELVKQEDRLRICKARAKDSCHLLQELSHSQRGLQDQSGTRPMPLWTDKLIQSNEMQLAELRSKFVSLEHLMICLRTHLEGLRDGVVLNGAACFLGHARPLPPPSPPASPRSCASCLCCPLW is encoded by the exons ATGAC TTCCACACAGCAGCTGTGTCAGCGATGGAGCACCGTTCTCCTGGTAGGTGTCATGTGGGCAGTCTGCCACAGGGAGGCACCCTTGTTCCCATCCCTCAGCCTCTCCCAGGTGTGTGAGAGGCTCCTGCTGGCTGCGGGGCTGTGGACCGGCTTGGGGTTGTGCATCTTCAGTTTCAGGACTCTGCTTCACTACCACAAGCAA CAGGGGATGCACCTCCTGCAGCCAGAGGAGGCTGTGGAGAGGAGCGAGGCACGTCCCCAGGCCTG gacAGCCCCAGAGTCCAGCCCTGGCCTCAGTGTCTGTGAGACTCACGCCCTGCTCAGCTGCATGCTTGTGCTCCTCTGCTCCGAGTCGCTGCAGGACGGCAGTCTGGCGGCTGTGTTGGAGCAAGCTGACAGGCTGGAG AGGGCTGCTCAGGCCCTCCAGAAGGGGGCAGTAGTCTTCCCTGCCCAGCCACAGGGGGGCAGGACGGGCCAGGAGGTGGAGACACCAGCCGAGAGACTGCAGAGAATCGGCAGCTACCTGGAGAGCAG gTCCCAGTCGTTGCGGACTCTGTTCCGGGCCCAGACCGTATATCAGAATGCCGCAGAGGAAGCCCTGAAAGGGCTGGGCTGCTGCTGGGACCGACTGGAGGAGATGCACGACTGCGTCACCGTGCCGACGGCGATGAAGGAGCGGGTGAACCCAGAGGGGGCTCTGCGAGAGGTGGAG AGTCTGTCGGCGGAGCTGGTGAAGCAGGAGGATCGTCTGCGGATCTGTAAGGCACGTGCCAAGGACAGCTGTCACCTTCTGCAG GAGCTGAGTCACAGCCAGCGGGGGCTGCAGGACCAGTCTGGAACCAGGCCCATGCCCCTGTGGACCGACAAGCTGATCCAGTCCAATGAAATGCAG CTTGCAGAGCTCCGCAGCAAGTTCGTGTCCCTGGAGCACCTCATGATTTGCCTCCGGACTCACCTGGAAGGTCTGCGGGACGGCGTGGTGCTGAACGGGGCCGCGTGCTTCCTGGGCCATGCCCGGCCGCTGCCGCCCCCCAGCCCGCCAGCGTCTCCACGCTCCTGCGCCTCCTGCTTGTGCTGCCCCCTGTGGTGA
- the LOC111841495 gene encoding uncharacterized protein isoform X2, with amino-acid sequence MACNGGLFTDACDSFHKSVHTIHGIVALVKSDSTQQLCQRWSTVLLVGVMWAVCHREAPLFPSLSLSQVCERLLLAAGLWTGLGLCIFSFRTLLHYHKQGMHLLQPEEAVERSEARPQAWTAPESSPGLSVCETHALLSCMLVLLCSESLQDGSLAAVLEQADRLERAAQALQKGAVVFPAQPQGGRTGQEVETPAERLQRIGSYLESRSQSLRTLFRAQTVYQNAAEEALKGLGCCWDRLEEMHDCVTVPTAMKERVNPEGALREVESLSAELVKQEDRLRICKARAKDSCHLLQELSHSQRGLQDQSGTRPMPLWTDKLIQSNEMQLAELRSKFVSLEHLMICLRTHLEGLRDGVVLNGAACFLGHARPLPPPSPPASPRSCASCLCCPLW; translated from the exons ATGGCGTGCAACGGGGGCTTATTCACTGATGCGTGCGACTCGTTCCACAAATCTGTACACACAATACACGGTATTGTCGCTCTCGTGAAGTCGGA TTCCACACAGCAGCTGTGTCAGCGATGGAGCACCGTTCTCCTGGTAGGTGTCATGTGGGCAGTCTGCCACAGGGAGGCACCCTTGTTCCCATCCCTCAGCCTCTCCCAGGTGTGTGAGAGGCTCCTGCTGGCTGCGGGGCTGTGGACCGGCTTGGGGTTGTGCATCTTCAGTTTCAGGACTCTGCTTCACTACCACAAGCAA GGGATGCACCTCCTGCAGCCAGAGGAGGCTGTGGAGAGGAGCGAGGCACGTCCCCAGGCCTG gacAGCCCCAGAGTCCAGCCCTGGCCTCAGTGTCTGTGAGACTCACGCCCTGCTCAGCTGCATGCTTGTGCTCCTCTGCTCCGAGTCGCTGCAGGACGGCAGTCTGGCGGCTGTGTTGGAGCAAGCTGACAGGCTGGAG AGGGCTGCTCAGGCCCTCCAGAAGGGGGCAGTAGTCTTCCCTGCCCAGCCACAGGGGGGCAGGACGGGCCAGGAGGTGGAGACACCAGCCGAGAGACTGCAGAGAATCGGCAGCTACCTGGAGAGCAG gTCCCAGTCGTTGCGGACTCTGTTCCGGGCCCAGACCGTATATCAGAATGCCGCAGAGGAAGCCCTGAAAGGGCTGGGCTGCTGCTGGGACCGACTGGAGGAGATGCACGACTGCGTCACCGTGCCGACGGCGATGAAGGAGCGGGTGAACCCAGAGGGGGCTCTGCGAGAGGTGGAG AGTCTGTCGGCGGAGCTGGTGAAGCAGGAGGATCGTCTGCGGATCTGTAAGGCACGTGCCAAGGACAGCTGTCACCTTCTGCAG GAGCTGAGTCACAGCCAGCGGGGGCTGCAGGACCAGTCTGGAACCAGGCCCATGCCCCTGTGGACCGACAAGCTGATCCAGTCCAATGAAATGCAG CTTGCAGAGCTCCGCAGCAAGTTCGTGTCCCTGGAGCACCTCATGATTTGCCTCCGGACTCACCTGGAAGGTCTGCGGGACGGCGTGGTGCTGAACGGGGCCGCGTGCTTCCTGGGCCATGCCCGGCCGCTGCCGCCCCCCAGCCCGCCAGCGTCTCCACGCTCCTGCGCCTCCTGCTTGTGCTGCCCCCTGTGGTGA
- the LOC111841495 gene encoding uncharacterized protein isoform X1, with translation MACNGGLFTDACDSFHKSVHTIHGIVALVKSDSTQQLCQRWSTVLLVGVMWAVCHREAPLFPSLSLSQVCERLLLAAGLWTGLGLCIFSFRTLLHYHKQQGMHLLQPEEAVERSEARPQAWTAPESSPGLSVCETHALLSCMLVLLCSESLQDGSLAAVLEQADRLERAAQALQKGAVVFPAQPQGGRTGQEVETPAERLQRIGSYLESRSQSLRTLFRAQTVYQNAAEEALKGLGCCWDRLEEMHDCVTVPTAMKERVNPEGALREVESLSAELVKQEDRLRICKARAKDSCHLLQELSHSQRGLQDQSGTRPMPLWTDKLIQSNEMQLAELRSKFVSLEHLMICLRTHLEGLRDGVVLNGAACFLGHARPLPPPSPPASPRSCASCLCCPLW, from the exons ATGGCGTGCAACGGGGGCTTATTCACTGATGCGTGCGACTCGTTCCACAAATCTGTACACACAATACACGGTATTGTCGCTCTCGTGAAGTCGGA TTCCACACAGCAGCTGTGTCAGCGATGGAGCACCGTTCTCCTGGTAGGTGTCATGTGGGCAGTCTGCCACAGGGAGGCACCCTTGTTCCCATCCCTCAGCCTCTCCCAGGTGTGTGAGAGGCTCCTGCTGGCTGCGGGGCTGTGGACCGGCTTGGGGTTGTGCATCTTCAGTTTCAGGACTCTGCTTCACTACCACAAGCAA CAGGGGATGCACCTCCTGCAGCCAGAGGAGGCTGTGGAGAGGAGCGAGGCACGTCCCCAGGCCTG gacAGCCCCAGAGTCCAGCCCTGGCCTCAGTGTCTGTGAGACTCACGCCCTGCTCAGCTGCATGCTTGTGCTCCTCTGCTCCGAGTCGCTGCAGGACGGCAGTCTGGCGGCTGTGTTGGAGCAAGCTGACAGGCTGGAG AGGGCTGCTCAGGCCCTCCAGAAGGGGGCAGTAGTCTTCCCTGCCCAGCCACAGGGGGGCAGGACGGGCCAGGAGGTGGAGACACCAGCCGAGAGACTGCAGAGAATCGGCAGCTACCTGGAGAGCAG gTCCCAGTCGTTGCGGACTCTGTTCCGGGCCCAGACCGTATATCAGAATGCCGCAGAGGAAGCCCTGAAAGGGCTGGGCTGCTGCTGGGACCGACTGGAGGAGATGCACGACTGCGTCACCGTGCCGACGGCGATGAAGGAGCGGGTGAACCCAGAGGGGGCTCTGCGAGAGGTGGAG AGTCTGTCGGCGGAGCTGGTGAAGCAGGAGGATCGTCTGCGGATCTGTAAGGCACGTGCCAAGGACAGCTGTCACCTTCTGCAG GAGCTGAGTCACAGCCAGCGGGGGCTGCAGGACCAGTCTGGAACCAGGCCCATGCCCCTGTGGACCGACAAGCTGATCCAGTCCAATGAAATGCAG CTTGCAGAGCTCCGCAGCAAGTTCGTGTCCCTGGAGCACCTCATGATTTGCCTCCGGACTCACCTGGAAGGTCTGCGGGACGGCGTGGTGCTGAACGGGGCCGCGTGCTTCCTGGGCCATGCCCGGCCGCTGCCGCCCCCCAGCCCGCCAGCGTCTCCACGCTCCTGCGCCTCCTGCTTGTGCTGCCCCCTGTGGTGA